Proteins from a single region of Sporosarcina sp. P33:
- a CDS encoding ABC transporter substrate-binding protein, with protein MRKGRLWSFALIMLLVLSTALAACSGGDDKEGSTGKDKDTADKGGSENKTLVFGRGGDSTSLDPSRVTEGETFKVTVNLFETLLNFGEQDTTVQPGLAKEYETSEDGLTYTFQLQEGVKFHDGTDFNAEAVVKNFERWANGDSDTFPYYNSMFGGFKDDEEHVIESVTADGDSTVIITLKRPQAPFLKNIAMSMFAISSPTAFEKGDDEYERNPVGTGPFKFVEWKPNETITIEKNEDYWQEGLPKLDRVIFQSIPDNSARLNSLLSGEIDLADGINPADGQKIEDNDKLQLFERPSMNVGYLGLTVTREPFDKKEVRQAMNYAIDKQTIIDSFFEGRAEVAKNPMPSSISGYNDEIEGYEYDPEKAKALLKEAGLEDGFEMELWAMPVPRPYMPDGTKVAEAIQSNLADVGIKAKIVSYEWATYLDKASKGDADAFMLGWTGDNGDADNFLYVLLDEDNIGSNNYTYFKNDKTHKLFLEAQTEVDEDKRNELYKEAQEILHEEAPWVPLAHSIPLLGGAKELTGFVPHPTGSDLLSNVEFK; from the coding sequence ATGAGAAAAGGGAGATTGTGGTCGTTCGCGCTGATCATGCTTCTTGTATTGTCAACGGCACTGGCAGCCTGTTCCGGCGGCGATGACAAAGAAGGAAGCACCGGCAAGGACAAAGACACTGCAGACAAAGGGGGCAGTGAAAATAAGACTTTGGTATTTGGACGAGGCGGAGATTCAACATCTCTTGACCCATCCCGTGTTACAGAAGGGGAAACATTTAAGGTAACAGTGAATTTATTTGAAACATTGCTGAACTTTGGGGAGCAGGATACGACAGTTCAGCCGGGTCTTGCAAAAGAGTACGAGACAAGTGAAGATGGCTTAACATATACATTCCAATTACAAGAAGGCGTGAAGTTCCACGACGGCACAGACTTCAATGCGGAAGCAGTTGTTAAAAACTTTGAGCGCTGGGCTAATGGAGATTCAGATACATTCCCATACTATAACTCGATGTTTGGCGGTTTCAAAGATGACGAAGAGCACGTAATCGAATCTGTAACTGCAGATGGAGATTCAACAGTCATCATTACATTGAAGCGTCCGCAGGCACCATTTTTGAAAAATATCGCCATGAGCATGTTTGCGATTTCAAGTCCGACAGCTTTTGAAAAGGGCGATGACGAATATGAGCGCAACCCTGTTGGCACAGGTCCATTCAAGTTTGTAGAGTGGAAGCCAAATGAAACGATCACCATTGAAAAGAACGAAGACTATTGGCAGGAAGGACTTCCGAAATTGGATCGCGTTATTTTCCAGTCTATCCCGGATAACTCTGCGCGTCTGAACTCTTTACTTTCTGGTGAAATTGATTTGGCAGACGGGATTAATCCGGCTGACGGTCAGAAAATTGAAGACAACGACAAATTGCAGTTATTTGAGCGTCCTTCTATGAACGTGGGGTACCTTGGGCTGACAGTAACCCGCGAGCCGTTTGATAAAAAAGAAGTGCGTCAGGCAATGAACTATGCAATCGATAAGCAGACAATCATTGACTCATTCTTTGAAGGGCGCGCGGAAGTCGCAAAGAACCCGATGCCTTCATCTATTTCAGGTTACAATGATGAAATTGAAGGATATGAATATGATCCTGAAAAAGCAAAAGCGCTATTAAAAGAAGCAGGTCTTGAAGATGGATTTGAAATGGAACTTTGGGCAATGCCTGTTCCGCGTCCATATATGCCAGACGGAACGAAAGTGGCTGAAGCCATTCAGAGTAACTTGGCTGACGTCGGAATCAAAGCAAAAATCGTTTCGTATGAGTGGGCAACGTACCTGGATAAAGCAAGCAAGGGAGACGCAGATGCGTTCATGCTAGGCTGGACAGGTGATAACGGTGACGCGGATAACTTCCTGTATGTCCTATTGGATGAAGATAATATCGGAAGCAATAACTACACATACTTCAAGAACGATAAAACACATAAACTATTCCTAGAAGCACAGACAGAAGTAGACGAAGACAAGCGTAATGAGTTATACAAGGAAGCTCAGGAAATTCTTCACGAAGAAGCTCCATGGGTGCCGCTTGCTCACTCCATTCCATTGTTGGGCGGAGCAAAAGAATTAACTGGTTTCGTTCCTCATCCTACTGGGTCTGATTTGTTATCCAACGTAGAATTCAAATAA
- a CDS encoding ABC transporter permease, protein MFNYTIKRLLQLIPVLLGMTFLVFMLIRAIPGNPAQVILGQQATKEAVEALTIKLGLDQPWYTQYFSYLGGILKGDLGESMRTRLPVADEIWPYLAATLELALFAMVIAVVIGINAGIISAWFQNSWFDYSAMVLALIGVSMPIFWLGLMGQWAFAIELQWLPTTGRENVRDPVSAITNLYIIDTIIQGRFDQLWEVLKHLILPGLALATIPMAIIARMTRSSMLEVMRADYIRTARAKGQKMFWVVYKHALKNAVIPVLTVIGLQMGLLLGGAILTETIFAWPGIGRYIYDAINFRDYPVIQSGILIVAFIFVMINLFVDLLYGLIDPRIKYD, encoded by the coding sequence TTGTTCAACTATACGATTAAAAGACTTTTGCAGCTAATTCCTGTCCTGCTTGGTATGACATTTTTAGTATTCATGCTGATACGTGCAATACCCGGTAATCCGGCACAAGTAATTTTAGGGCAGCAGGCAACAAAAGAAGCGGTAGAAGCACTGACGATTAAACTGGGTCTCGACCAGCCTTGGTATACGCAGTACTTCAGTTATCTGGGCGGTATTTTAAAAGGTGACTTAGGGGAATCCATGCGTACGCGACTTCCTGTGGCGGACGAAATTTGGCCTTATTTGGCGGCTACGCTAGAGCTGGCATTATTTGCAATGGTTATTGCAGTAGTTATAGGTATCAATGCAGGCATTATTTCTGCCTGGTTCCAAAATTCATGGTTTGATTATTCAGCAATGGTATTGGCATTAATCGGCGTATCCATGCCGATCTTCTGGCTGGGATTAATGGGGCAGTGGGCATTTGCCATTGAATTGCAATGGCTGCCGACAACGGGCCGTGAAAATGTCCGGGATCCTGTTTCAGCCATAACCAATTTATACATAATTGATACGATAATCCAGGGCAGGTTTGATCAATTATGGGAAGTCCTTAAACATTTGATTCTGCCCGGATTAGCACTTGCAACAATTCCAATGGCGATTATCGCCAGGATGACGCGTTCGAGTATGCTTGAAGTAATGCGTGCTGACTATATTCGTACGGCACGGGCAAAAGGTCAAAAAATGTTTTGGGTAGTGTATAAGCATGCGCTGAAAAATGCGGTGATTCCCGTATTGACAGTTATTGGTCTTCAGATGGGTTTGCTTCTGGGAGGGGCCATTCTGACAGAAACCATCTTTGCCTGGCCCGGAATCGGACGCTATATCTATGATGCAATTAACTTTAGAGATTATCCTGTCATTCAATCAGGAATCCTCATCGTGGCATTTATCTTCGTAATGATCAATCTGTTTGTCGATTTACTGTATGGACTGATTGATCCGAGGATTAAGTATGATTGA